A region of Cardinium endosymbiont of Sogatella furcifera DNA encodes the following proteins:
- a CDS encoding DUF3108 domain-containing protein, with amino-acid sequence MVLVQYLKKFFLCCLMGLFLSSVYAQEASDSAERPFRQGEWLEYQVYYGGFIHAGTATMCVDEQLHKLEEHVCYKIHVQGASSKALGLLGFKVLDTWETYLDVDKAYPLRPHRCVAHLQENGYLRKEQVDFDYQSYQAKVEITESSKNMEREVNYHPLPSAKDIKDLIGGYYALRSIDTTKLKPGDKLILTVLHDQQLYEDVDILFLGKKTIATKLGKTSALVFAPLVPIEDSIFSGTRPVEAYISDDVNKVPLKLKVNLVVGAVEIELTNYKGLKEDIHFQLS; translated from the coding sequence ATGGTGCTTGTACAATACTTAAAGAAGTTTTTTCTCTGTTGCCTAATGGGTCTTTTTTTAAGTAGCGTATATGCTCAAGAAGCTAGTGATAGTGCGGAACGTCCTTTTCGCCAAGGAGAATGGTTAGAGTATCAGGTCTACTATGGTGGTTTTATACATGCTGGTACGGCCACTATGTGTGTGGATGAACAGTTGCATAAGCTCGAGGAGCATGTTTGCTATAAGATTCACGTACAAGGTGCCTCTAGTAAGGCATTGGGCCTTTTAGGTTTTAAGGTTTTAGATACATGGGAAACCTATTTAGATGTAGATAAGGCCTATCCATTACGCCCGCATAGATGTGTTGCGCACCTTCAAGAAAACGGCTACCTACGAAAAGAGCAGGTTGACTTTGATTATCAGTCTTATCAAGCTAAGGTAGAAATAACTGAGAGTAGCAAAAATATGGAGCGTGAGGTGAATTATCATCCACTTCCTAGTGCAAAAGACATTAAAGATCTAATTGGTGGCTATTATGCGTTGCGTTCCATTGATACGACAAAACTCAAACCAGGTGATAAGCTTATACTAACCGTTTTACATGATCAGCAGCTTTATGAAGATGTGGACATCTTATTTCTTGGGAAGAAGACCATTGCTACCAAACTAGGCAAAACATCTGCATTGGTTTTTGCCCCCTTAGTACCTATTGAGGATAGCATATTTTCTGGAACGCGTCCAGTGGAAGCATATATTTCGGATGATGTCAACAAAGTGCCTCTGAAATTAAAAGTTAACCTTGTAGTAGGTGCAGTAGAAATCGAACTCACAAACTATAAAGGTTTGAAAGAGGATATTCATTTCCAGCTATCTTAA